The DNA segment TATAAGTCCATTTACAATTTCATTAAGTTGTGCTTTAGTTGAAAAAATATCTTGATATATAAAAGCTTTAGAATTATATTCTATTACATTTTCATTTTTTACAGCTTTGGTATTTTTCCAAACCGGATTATTTCCTACAGTTTCTATAGGATCTTCTTCCCATCCACCAATCATAATATAATCTCCTGAATATTGATCTAGCACTTCAAAAGAAATTGAACGCCACTGTTCACCATTAATTATTTCTTCTTCAACTTTTTCAGGTCCTTTCATTCCTAAAAGATCATACAGTACTTCTCCTCCACGACCTTGTTTATTTCCATATACAAAAACTTGTTTTTGACTTGTTTCAAAAAGAGATATAGTTTTATTTAATATTCCTGCTTCTTCTAATGTTGATTTAGATTCTTCTACTGTATTATTGAAATCTTCTAAAACAGCTTCTACTTTATCCTCTTTACCTAATGCTTTACCAATCAAATTAAGTCTTTGTTCTGTAGTAATATTTGTATAATCTACAAATATGGTTGGTGCAATTTTAGAAAGTTTGTCATAGTCAGTTTGAAAAGCTGTAATAATTAAATCTGGTTCTAAACTAGCTATTTTCTCCATTGAATATTCACCGTAAGAATCGTCACCATTAATTGAAGGGATTCCTTTTAACTCTTCTTCAAAGTATGCACCTTCATAAATATAAGTTGTCCCTACTGGCTTTACATCTAATGCTAGAGCATCCCCCATAAAATAATCAATTACTACTCTCTTAGGATCTGAAGGTATTTCTACATCTCCCATAGTTGTTGATACAACTCTTGTATCATTTTCTTTCTCTTTAGTTTTATCATCTTGAGTAGAACTTCCATTTGAACATCCTGATAAAATTAAACTAAAAATTAACAAAGCTACCCCTACATATGTATATTTCTTCATTATTTACTCCTCCTCCAATATTTTGTCTTATATAATTGTATAGAAAATGATAATCATTGTCAAATAAAAAATAATATAATTAAAGACTATTTAAAAATATTTTTAAATAGTCTTTAATTATATTATTCAGTTGAATGAGCTATTCTACTTGCTGCAGCTGCAGCAACAGCTGAAACTAAATCATCCATAAATGTATGAACTCTTTCACTATGTTTTTCTTTATTATCTAGTTCTTTTATAATACCTACTTTTTCTTTGTCTAAATATCCATAATTTGTTAATCCAATAGTTCCATATATATTTACTATAGATAAAGGTATTATTTCATCTATTCCATATAGTCCTTCATCAGTCTCTATAATTTCTTGAAGTGGATATGGTAGTTGCTTCTTTTCTGCTAACTCATCTAATGCTAATCCTGTAAGTATTGCATGCATAACTTCTCTTTTGCGTAATACTCTTTCAACATTTTCTATACAATATTCAAGAGTTAAATCCTTTTTATATTTCTTTTGTAGAAACATAGCTAATTCTGCTATATCTTTTATATTAACTCCTCTTTCTTCCATATTGTTTACAGTTAATCTGTATAGCTCTTCCGCATCGTACTTTTTCTTCATAATATCCCGCCTTTATTTTTAGTGACAAATATTATTTACCCATTTTAAATATATTTTAATAAAATAATATATTAAATAAAGAAAGGTCCTTATGTAAGAACCTTTCTTTATTAGCTTATTGTTAATATACACCTTTGTCATTTAAAAATTCATTATATTTGTGATCTGATTTTAATATATGATTTTCTATCCAATCAGCTACAAACATTAATGTATCCATTGCAACCTTTTTTTGTCTTAAATCAATATCTTCAGTTTGTATTTCTTTTATTTTATCAACAAATAAAGTATGTTGATTTTTATGCTCTTCTAATTCATTATATCCATATTTAGACATAAGTTCTTCTTCATAGTTAAAATGATAAACAGTATATTCTTCTAATTCTCTAATTATAGCCATTATTTCATCATAATGATCTCTATCATCCTTAGAAGTTACCAGTTTATATATATCATTTCCTATTTGAAATAATTTTTGATGTTGTTTATCTATTTCTTCTATATTACAACTAAAATTCTCTTTCCATTTAAACATAAAACTCCCCCAATTAAATAGTAAATTAGCTCATTACTTTACTCATGTTGTTAGAAAATTCTACTGGATCCTCTATAGGTAAACCTTCAATTAAAAGTGCTTGATTATATAATAAATTTGTATAAAGGTCTAATTTTTCTTTATTACCATTTTCATATGCATTTTTTAATGCTTTAAATACATTATGATTAGTATTAATTTCTAAAATTTTATCAGCTTCTATATTTTGATTGTTAGGCATTGATTTCAATACTTTTTCCATCTCTATTGAAACTTCACCTTCATTTGCAAGACATACTGGATGATTCTTAAGTCTCTTTGATGCTCTAACTTCTTTTACTTTATCTGATAATACTTTTTTCATATCTTCAAATAATTTATTATTTTCTTCTTTAGAATTATCTTTATTTTTATCTTCTTCTGTTTCTATTCCTAAATCACCACTAGATACAGATTTGAATTCTTTTTCTTTATAATTCATTATCATTTTTATAGCAAATTCATCTACATCTTCAATAAAGTATAATATTTCATATCCTTTATCTAATACTAATTCAGTTTGAGGTAATTTTTCTATTTTTTCTACAGAATCACCTGTAGCATAATAAATATATTTTTGACCTTCTGGCATTCTCTCAACATATTCATCTAAAGTTACTAATTTTTTCTCTTTTGAAGAATGGAACATTAATAAATCTTGTAACAATTCTTTATTCTGACCAAAGTCACTGTATACTCCATATTTCAACTGTCTACCAAAAGAATTATAGAATTTTTCATATTTTTCTCTATCATTATTTAATAGTTTTAAAAGCTCAGATTTTATTTTCTTTTTAAGATTTTTAGCTATAAATTTAAGTTGTCTATCATGTTGAAGCATTTCACGAGAAATATTTAAAGATAAATCTTCTGAATCTACCATTCCTTTAACAAAACTAAAATAATCAGGTAATAATTCACTACACTTATCCATGATTAATACACCATTAGAATATAGCTCTAAACCTTTTTCA comes from the Senegalia massiliensis genome and includes:
- a CDS encoding ABC transporter substrate-binding protein, giving the protein MKKYTYVGVALLIFSLILSGCSNGSSTQDDKTKEKENDTRVVSTTMGDVEIPSDPKRVVIDYFMGDALALDVKPVGTTYIYEGAYFEEELKGIPSINGDDSYGEYSMEKIASLEPDLIITAFQTDYDKLSKIAPTIFVDYTNITTEQRLNLIGKALGKEDKVEAVLEDFNNTVEESKSTLEEAGILNKTISLFETSQKQVFVYGNKQGRGGEVLYDLLGMKGPEKVEEEIINGEQWRSISFEVLDQYSGDYIMIGGWEEDPIETVGNNPVWKNTKAVKNENVIEYNSKAFIYQDIFSTKAQLNEIVNGLIEKSK
- a CDS encoding phosphatidylglycerophosphatase A family protein; this translates as MKKKYDAEELYRLTVNNMEERGVNIKDIAELAMFLQKKYKKDLTLEYCIENVERVLRKREVMHAILTGLALDELAEKKQLPYPLQEIIETDEGLYGIDEIIPLSIVNIYGTIGLTNYGYLDKEKVGIIKELDNKEKHSERVHTFMDDLVSAVAAAAASRIAHSTE
- a CDS encoding bacteriohemerythrin, which produces MFKWKENFSCNIEEIDKQHQKLFQIGNDIYKLVTSKDDRDHYDEIMAIIRELEEYTVYHFNYEEELMSKYGYNELEEHKNQHTLFVDKIKEIQTEDIDLRQKKVAMDTLMFVADWIENHILKSDHKYNEFLNDKGVY
- the htpG gene encoding molecular chaperone HtpG; this encodes MEKREFKAESKRLLDLMINSIYTHKEIFLRELISNSSDAIDKIYYKALTDDNIKFNQEDYYIKINPDKENRTLTVYDTGIGMTKEELEDNLGTIARSGSFDFKKMNQLKDGYDIIGQFGVGFYSAFMVADTITVITKALGSDTGYKWVSKGAEGYTIEPFDKKEIGTEIIIKLKENTEDENYDEYLEEYKIQNIIKKYSDFVRYPIKMDVTKYKQKEDDKEESEEYTEEETINSMVPIWKKNKSQLTDEDYEKFYKDKHYGFDKPVKHIHIKVEGTIRYNAILYIPENIPFDYYTKEYEKGLELYSNGVLIMDKCSELLPDYFSFVKGMVDSEDLSLNISREMLQHDRQLKFIAKNLKKKIKSELLKLLNNDREKYEKFYNSFGRQLKYGVYSDFGQNKELLQDLLMFHSSKEKKLVTLDEYVERMPEGQKYIYYATGDSVEKIEKLPQTELVLDKGYEILYFIEDVDEFAIKMIMNYKEKEFKSVSSGDLGIETEEDKNKDNSKEENNKLFEDMKKVLSDKVKEVRASKRLKNHPVCLANEGEVSIEMEKVLKSMPNNQNIEADKILEINTNHNVFKALKNAYENGNKEKLDLYTNLLYNQALLIEGLPIEDPVEFSNNMSKVMS